The Plectropomus leopardus isolate mb chromosome 15, YSFRI_Pleo_2.0, whole genome shotgun sequence genome has a segment encoding these proteins:
- the LOC121954283 gene encoding cadherin-1-like isoform X2, with protein METAWFVVLSLLIIFFQDSALVVAEESTCVPGFKSDILIFPVSRQHLKRSMRLGDVGFSDCTDRTRFVFNSEDSHFAVQTDGILKVNRPVDIRGYVEFLISSWDSKGRKISVPVRVLYYRQNIENHRQNVAHDHNHQQHLTEADSGDNTESATEPQVPTWELPTSGGGLRRRKRDFVIPPLSLVENDRGPYPKKVAQIRSSEDETKKIYYSITGPGADQAPIGLFIMDRDSGSLYVRDSLDREEQDRYTFVAHAVADGSVNVEEPMEIVLTVIDLNDNKPIFTQDTYQGEVAEASPKGFEVITVVATDLDQPGSDNSDIRYRIRSQKPQLPSNFLFDINPVSGVIRVNADGLDREKYPTYTLVIQASDMAGEGLTGQATVVLNVTDSNDNAPAFTHSFYEATVAENEVNAEVITMSVTDGDEPHCLAWNAKFTIIDGDPGGLFTVKTGINKTEGTIFTVKGLDFEKSRQHTLLVAVENEIPFAIPLPTATATVNVHVSKTPDPVQCTCKNGMTLLLTMK; from the exons ATGGAGACTGCCTGGTTTGTGGTTTTGAGCCTTTTAATCATCTTTTTCCAG GATTCTGCTTTGGTGGTTGCTGAGGAGTCAACATGTGTGCCTGGATTCAAATCAGATATATTGATTTTCCCAGTATCCAGACAGCACCTGAAGCGCTCCATGAGACTGGGAGATG TTGGTTTCAGCGACTGCACAGACCGCACACGGTTTGTTTTCAATAGTGAAGACAGCCATTTCGCAGTACAGACAGACGGCATACTCAAG GTCAACAGACCGGTTGACATTCGTGGATACGTGGAATTCCTCATCTCCTCCTGGGACTCAAAAGGTCGCAAAATCAGTGTCCCTGTCAGAGTATTGTACTATAGGCAAAACATTGAGAACCACCGCCAAAATGTTGCACATGATCACAACCATCAGCAACACCTTACCGAAGCTGACTCTGGTGATAACACAGAG AGTGCGACTGAGCCACAGGTGCCCACTTGGGAGTTGCCAACTTCTGGTGGtgggctgaggaggaggaagagagacttTGTTattcctcccctctctttgGTTGAGAATGACAGAGGACCCTACCCCAAAAAAGTAGCTCAA ATCCGCTCTAGTGAGGATGAAACAAAGAAGATCTATTACAGCATCACTGGTCCAGGAGCTGATCAGGCTCCTATTGGCCTCTTCATCATGGACAGAGATTCCGGTTCTCTATATGTCAGAGACTCACTGGACAGAGAGGAACAAGACAGGTACACG TTTGTAGCACATGCTGTAGCAGATGGGTCAGTAAATGTCGAGGAGCCAATGGAAATTGTGCTGACAGTAATTGACTTGAATGACAACAAACCTATTTTCACTCAAGACACCTACCAAGGAGAAGTTGCTGAGGCCTCACCAAAAG GTTTTGAGGTGATTACGGTTGTGGCTACAGATCTTGACCAGCCAGGTTCTGACAACTCAGATATCCGCTACCGTATACGAAGCCAGAAGCCACAGTTGCCCAGTAACTTCCTGTTTGACATCAACCCAGTCTCTGGAGTCATCAGAGTAAATGCTGATGGCCTGGACAGAGAG AAATACCCAACGTACACTCTGGTGATACAAGCATCTGACATGGCGGGAGAAGGGCTGACTGGACAAGCCACAGTAGTCCTTAATGTCACAGACAGCAATGACAATGCTCCGGCCTTCACTCACTCCTTT TATGAGGCAACAGTTGCAGAAAATGAAGTGAACGCTGAGGTCATTACGATGTCAGTGACCGATGGTGACGAGCCACATTGCCTAGCCTGGAATGCCAAGTTCACGATAATCGATGGCGATCCTGGAGGACTTTTCACCGTAAAAACAGGAATTAACAAAACTGAGGGAACTATTTTTACTGTCAAG GGTCTTGACTTTGAGAAGAGCAGACAGCACACACTGTTGGTTGCGGTGGAGAATGAAATTCCTTTTGCTATTCCACTACCCACTGCCACTGCCACGGTGAATGTGCACGTCAGTAAAACACCAGACCCAGTCCAATGTACGTGTAAAAACGGAATGACGTTGCTGCTGACAATGAAGTAA
- the LOC121954283 gene encoding cadherin-1-like isoform X3 has translation METAWFVVLSLLIIFFQDSALVVAEESTCVPGFKSDILIFPVSRQHLKRSMRLGDVGFSDCTDRTRFVFNSEDSHFAVQTDGILKVNRPVDIRGYVEFLISSWDSKGRKISVPVRVLYYRQNIENHRQNVAHDHNHQQHLTEADSGDNTESATEPQVPTWELPTSGGGLRRRKRDFVIPPLSLVENDRGPYPKKVAQIRSSEDETKKIYYSITGPGADQAPIGLFIMDRDSGSLYVRDSLDREEQDRYTFVAHAVADGSVNVEEPMEIVLTVIDLNDNKPIFTQDTYQGEVAEASPKGFEVITVVATDLDQPGSDNSDIRYRIRSQKPQLPSNFLFDINPVSGVIRVNADGLDREKYPTYTLVIQASDMAGEGLTGQATVVLNVTDSNDNAPAFTHSFYEATVAENEVNAEVITMSVTDGDEPHCLAWNAKFTIIDGDPGGLFTVKTGINKTEGTIFTVKGLDFEKSRQHTLLVAVENEIPFAIPLPTATATVNVHVSKTPDPVQ, from the exons ATGGAGACTGCCTGGTTTGTGGTTTTGAGCCTTTTAATCATCTTTTTCCAG GATTCTGCTTTGGTGGTTGCTGAGGAGTCAACATGTGTGCCTGGATTCAAATCAGATATATTGATTTTCCCAGTATCCAGACAGCACCTGAAGCGCTCCATGAGACTGGGAGATG TTGGTTTCAGCGACTGCACAGACCGCACACGGTTTGTTTTCAATAGTGAAGACAGCCATTTCGCAGTACAGACAGACGGCATACTCAAG GTCAACAGACCGGTTGACATTCGTGGATACGTGGAATTCCTCATCTCCTCCTGGGACTCAAAAGGTCGCAAAATCAGTGTCCCTGTCAGAGTATTGTACTATAGGCAAAACATTGAGAACCACCGCCAAAATGTTGCACATGATCACAACCATCAGCAACACCTTACCGAAGCTGACTCTGGTGATAACACAGAG AGTGCGACTGAGCCACAGGTGCCCACTTGGGAGTTGCCAACTTCTGGTGGtgggctgaggaggaggaagagagacttTGTTattcctcccctctctttgGTTGAGAATGACAGAGGACCCTACCCCAAAAAAGTAGCTCAA ATCCGCTCTAGTGAGGATGAAACAAAGAAGATCTATTACAGCATCACTGGTCCAGGAGCTGATCAGGCTCCTATTGGCCTCTTCATCATGGACAGAGATTCCGGTTCTCTATATGTCAGAGACTCACTGGACAGAGAGGAACAAGACAGGTACACG TTTGTAGCACATGCTGTAGCAGATGGGTCAGTAAATGTCGAGGAGCCAATGGAAATTGTGCTGACAGTAATTGACTTGAATGACAACAAACCTATTTTCACTCAAGACACCTACCAAGGAGAAGTTGCTGAGGCCTCACCAAAAG GTTTTGAGGTGATTACGGTTGTGGCTACAGATCTTGACCAGCCAGGTTCTGACAACTCAGATATCCGCTACCGTATACGAAGCCAGAAGCCACAGTTGCCCAGTAACTTCCTGTTTGACATCAACCCAGTCTCTGGAGTCATCAGAGTAAATGCTGATGGCCTGGACAGAGAG AAATACCCAACGTACACTCTGGTGATACAAGCATCTGACATGGCGGGAGAAGGGCTGACTGGACAAGCCACAGTAGTCCTTAATGTCACAGACAGCAATGACAATGCTCCGGCCTTCACTCACTCCTTT TATGAGGCAACAGTTGCAGAAAATGAAGTGAACGCTGAGGTCATTACGATGTCAGTGACCGATGGTGACGAGCCACATTGCCTAGCCTGGAATGCCAAGTTCACGATAATCGATGGCGATCCTGGAGGACTTTTCACCGTAAAAACAGGAATTAACAAAACTGAGGGAACTATTTTTACTGTCAAG GGTCTTGACTTTGAGAAGAGCAGACAGCACACACTGTTGGTTGCGGTGGAGAATGAAATTCCTTTTGCTATTCCACTACCCACTGCCACTGCCACGGTGAATGTGCACGTCAGTAAAACACCAGACCCAGTCCAAT AA
- the LOC121954283 gene encoding cadherin-1-like isoform X1, whose protein sequence is METAWFVVLSLLIIFFQDSALVVAEESTCVPGFKSDILIFPVSRQHLKRSMRLGDVGFSDCTDRTRFVFNSEDSHFAVQTDGILKVNRPVDIRGYVEFLISSWDSKGRKISVPVRVLYYRQNIENHRQNVAHDHNHQQHLTEADSGDNTESATEPQVPTWELPTSGGGLRRRKRDFVIPPLSLVENDRGPYPKKVAQIRSSEDETKKIYYSITGPGADQAPIGLFIMDRDSGSLYVRDSLDREEQDRYTFVAHAVADGSVNVEEPMEIVLTVIDLNDNKPIFTQDTYQGEVAEASPKGFEVITVVATDLDQPGSDNSDIRYRIRSQKPQLPSNFLFDINPVSGVIRVNADGLDREKYPTYTLVIQASDMAGEGLTGQATVVLNVTDSNDNAPAFTHSFYEATVAENEVNAEVITMSVTDGDEPHCLAWNAKFTIIDGDPGGLFTVKTGINKTEGTIFTVKGLDFEKSRQHTLLVAVENEIPFAIPLPTATATVNVHVSKTPDPVQCTCKNGMTLLLTMKT, encoded by the exons ATGGAGACTGCCTGGTTTGTGGTTTTGAGCCTTTTAATCATCTTTTTCCAG GATTCTGCTTTGGTGGTTGCTGAGGAGTCAACATGTGTGCCTGGATTCAAATCAGATATATTGATTTTCCCAGTATCCAGACAGCACCTGAAGCGCTCCATGAGACTGGGAGATG TTGGTTTCAGCGACTGCACAGACCGCACACGGTTTGTTTTCAATAGTGAAGACAGCCATTTCGCAGTACAGACAGACGGCATACTCAAG GTCAACAGACCGGTTGACATTCGTGGATACGTGGAATTCCTCATCTCCTCCTGGGACTCAAAAGGTCGCAAAATCAGTGTCCCTGTCAGAGTATTGTACTATAGGCAAAACATTGAGAACCACCGCCAAAATGTTGCACATGATCACAACCATCAGCAACACCTTACCGAAGCTGACTCTGGTGATAACACAGAG AGTGCGACTGAGCCACAGGTGCCCACTTGGGAGTTGCCAACTTCTGGTGGtgggctgaggaggaggaagagagacttTGTTattcctcccctctctttgGTTGAGAATGACAGAGGACCCTACCCCAAAAAAGTAGCTCAA ATCCGCTCTAGTGAGGATGAAACAAAGAAGATCTATTACAGCATCACTGGTCCAGGAGCTGATCAGGCTCCTATTGGCCTCTTCATCATGGACAGAGATTCCGGTTCTCTATATGTCAGAGACTCACTGGACAGAGAGGAACAAGACAGGTACACG TTTGTAGCACATGCTGTAGCAGATGGGTCAGTAAATGTCGAGGAGCCAATGGAAATTGTGCTGACAGTAATTGACTTGAATGACAACAAACCTATTTTCACTCAAGACACCTACCAAGGAGAAGTTGCTGAGGCCTCACCAAAAG GTTTTGAGGTGATTACGGTTGTGGCTACAGATCTTGACCAGCCAGGTTCTGACAACTCAGATATCCGCTACCGTATACGAAGCCAGAAGCCACAGTTGCCCAGTAACTTCCTGTTTGACATCAACCCAGTCTCTGGAGTCATCAGAGTAAATGCTGATGGCCTGGACAGAGAG AAATACCCAACGTACACTCTGGTGATACAAGCATCTGACATGGCGGGAGAAGGGCTGACTGGACAAGCCACAGTAGTCCTTAATGTCACAGACAGCAATGACAATGCTCCGGCCTTCACTCACTCCTTT TATGAGGCAACAGTTGCAGAAAATGAAGTGAACGCTGAGGTCATTACGATGTCAGTGACCGATGGTGACGAGCCACATTGCCTAGCCTGGAATGCCAAGTTCACGATAATCGATGGCGATCCTGGAGGACTTTTCACCGTAAAAACAGGAATTAACAAAACTGAGGGAACTATTTTTACTGTCAAG GGTCTTGACTTTGAGAAGAGCAGACAGCACACACTGTTGGTTGCGGTGGAGAATGAAATTCCTTTTGCTATTCCACTACCCACTGCCACTGCCACGGTGAATGTGCACGTCAGTAAAACACCAGACCCAGTCCAATGTACGTGTAAAAACGGAATGACGTTGCTGCTGACAATGAA AACCTGA